In the Bacteroidales bacterium genome, one interval contains:
- a CDS encoding TonB-dependent receptor: MKPIIFFLGILCSIFTFAQKTDANLFGDVRSKGEHLPFATVMLQGTTIGTTTDHTGHYMLVNLPEGEFEIIAQMVGFKKQSKKITLKKGVTLELNFELEEEIMSLHGVVITGTKTFKRQTESPVIVNVLEGKTLGLIQANTLSEGLCFQPGLRVETDCQTCNYSQLRMNGLGGGYSQILINSRPVFSPLTGLYGLEQIPSNLVDRIEVVRGGGSALYGSSAIGGTVNVITKIPDRNSFDVNLYSSLIGGDATDQMINANLNVLGQQHNSGVSIFASRRNREMYDANGDNFSELPLLSNNSFGVTSFFKPTHNQKIEINFSSLYEYRYGGEMVDKAAFQAQQSEERTHNILMGGLDYEIDFNDDHSAFIFYTSAQRTTRDHYTGIVPDATDSVSYQQHFLNPPYGKTLNTTFQAGVQLNHKLKGFIKGTNTFTLGGEFLTDKVEDEIVAYHYKLDQVTRATGAFLQSDWDILKDLTLLTGIRADKHNLVDHFVFNPRISALYKLKGKTQFRLSWSKGFRAPQAFDSDMHIAFAGGGVSRVRLADDLKAENSSSFSASVNYDKATEKFIAGFTLEAFYTNLNDAFVLEEAGADEFGLIFEKRNASSSTVKGATIEARWNYNRKIQVESGYTIQSSTYQDPVRYSDILEPTRQYLRTPDHYGYYTLSFIPSSKLNASLSGVFTGPMKILHSAGSPENTQNDKFVVSESFFEHNVKVSYLFEIGKLDTGLELSGGIKNILDTYQDDFDTGKNRDSNYIYGPAMPRTFFIGLKFKSLEN; encoded by the coding sequence ATTAAACCCATTATATTTTTCCTGGGAATCCTCTGCTCAATATTCACTTTTGCTCAAAAAACTGATGCCAACCTGTTTGGTGATGTCCGTTCCAAAGGCGAACACCTTCCTTTTGCAACAGTGATGCTTCAAGGAACAACCATCGGCACTACCACGGATCATACAGGGCATTATATGCTTGTGAACCTTCCGGAAGGTGAATTTGAAATCATCGCCCAGATGGTGGGTTTCAAGAAACAAAGTAAAAAAATCACATTAAAGAAGGGTGTTACCCTTGAGTTGAATTTTGAACTCGAAGAAGAAATCATGTCTCTTCATGGTGTGGTAATTACTGGAACGAAAACCTTTAAGAGGCAGACGGAATCGCCCGTTATCGTTAATGTACTGGAAGGAAAAACCCTTGGCCTTATTCAGGCGAATACTTTGTCGGAAGGGCTCTGTTTTCAGCCTGGGTTAAGGGTTGAGACCGACTGTCAAACCTGTAACTATTCGCAATTGAGGATGAATGGCCTGGGTGGAGGTTATTCCCAGATCCTCATCAATAGCAGGCCTGTCTTTAGTCCTTTAACCGGCCTTTACGGACTGGAACAGATTCCTTCAAATCTTGTTGACCGTATTGAAGTGGTCAGGGGAGGAGGTTCTGCACTGTATGGATCAAGTGCCATTGGAGGAACCGTGAATGTAATCACAAAAATTCCGGATAGAAACTCCTTTGATGTCAATCTGTATTCTTCCCTGATTGGAGGTGACGCCACCGATCAGATGATCAATGCAAACCTCAATGTGCTTGGACAACAGCATAATTCGGGGGTTTCCATTTTTGCCTCCAGAAGGAACCGGGAAATGTATGATGCAAATGGTGATAACTTCTCAGAGTTGCCCCTGCTCTCCAATAACTCATTTGGCGTAACCTCGTTTTTCAAACCCACACATAATCAGAAAATTGAGATCAATTTCAGTAGTTTATATGAATACAGATACGGTGGAGAGATGGTGGATAAAGCTGCTTTCCAGGCGCAACAGTCGGAAGAAAGAACCCACAATATCCTGATGGGTGGACTTGATTACGAGATAGATTTCAATGATGATCATTCGGCATTTATTTTCTACACCTCTGCACAACGAACCACACGCGACCATTATACCGGTATTGTTCCTGATGCAACGGACAGTGTATCCTATCAGCAGCATTTTCTGAACCCACCTTATGGGAAAACATTGAATACCACTTTCCAGGCAGGAGTTCAGCTAAACCATAAATTGAAAGGCTTCATCAAAGGGACAAACACTTTTACTCTTGGAGGGGAGTTCCTGACAGATAAAGTGGAAGATGAAATTGTAGCTTATCATTATAAACTTGACCAGGTAACCAGGGCGACCGGTGCTTTCTTGCAAAGTGACTGGGATATTCTGAAAGACCTCACCTTACTTACGGGAATCAGGGCCGATAAGCACAACCTGGTCGATCATTTCGTTTTTAATCCCAGGATTTCCGCCCTGTATAAATTAAAAGGGAAAACCCAATTTCGTTTATCCTGGTCGAAGGGATTCAGGGCTCCCCAGGCTTTTGATTCCGATATGCACATTGCTTTTGCAGGGGGAGGTGTTTCAAGAGTGAGGCTGGCCGATGACCTCAAAGCGGAAAACTCATCAAGCTTTAGTGCTTCCGTTAATTATGACAAGGCCACAGAAAAATTCATTGCAGGATTTACCCTGGAAGCCTTTTATACTAATCTCAATGATGCATTTGTGTTGGAAGAGGCAGGGGCCGATGAATTCGGACTGATTTTCGAGAAACGAAATGCATCTTCATCAACAGTGAAAGGTGCTACTATTGAAGCCAGATGGAATTATAATCGAAAAATTCAGGTCGAATCAGGGTATACGATCCAGTCTTCTACTTATCAGGACCCGGTGAGATATTCTGACATTCTTGAGCCAACCCGCCAATACCTGAGAACTCCAGACCATTATGGGTATTATACCCTCTCATTTATACCTTCTTCCAAATTAAACGCTTCATTAAGCGGAGTTTTTACAGGGCCAATGAAGATTTTGCATTCAGCAGGCTCGCCTGAGAATACCCAAAATGACAAATTCGTGGTTTCAGAATCCTTTTTTGAACACAATGTAAAGGTATCTTACCTTTTTGAAATAGGTAAACTGGACACCGGCCTTGAACTTTCAGGTGGAATAAAAAATATCCTTGATACTTACCAGGATGATTTCGATACTGGCAAGAATCGCGACAGCAATTATATTTATGGTCCTGCAATGCCAAGAACATTCTTTATTGGATTGAAATTCAAATCGTTGGAGAATTGA
- a CDS encoding molybdenum cofactor guanylyltransferase, which yields MKPTGIILAGGKSSRMGQEKGLVELGGKRLIDIAIENLSKVCETILISSNGNSFNDTGFQVIKDVEPGIGPMGGLYSALLHSKTALNLVLSVDLPFVNEGLLKHLIESSKGYQAAVPWSGQEHYEPLCACYDLSILPLMEASVKSGNYKLPDLFRLINLNPLPIEPHLPFYHEALFMNINTKDDLNAAQKLINSI from the coding sequence ATGAAACCCACCGGAATAATTTTAGCAGGCGGAAAAAGCTCCCGGATGGGGCAGGAGAAAGGACTTGTGGAATTGGGTGGGAAAAGATTGATAGATATTGCGATCGAAAATTTATCAAAGGTCTGTGAAACTATTCTTATCAGTTCAAACGGGAATTCTTTTAATGATACAGGTTTCCAGGTGATTAAGGATGTAGAGCCCGGGATTGGGCCGATGGGTGGGTTATACAGTGCCCTTTTGCATTCAAAAACCGCTCTTAACCTTGTACTCTCAGTCGACTTGCCCTTTGTAAACGAAGGATTATTAAAACACCTTATCGAATCTTCGAAGGGATACCAGGCAGCAGTCCCCTGGTCAGGACAGGAACATTATGAACCTTTATGCGCATGTTATGACCTGTCGATTCTTCCTTTAATGGAAGCTTCTGTAAAATCGGGCAATTATAAGCTTCCAGATCTTTTCAGGCTGATCAATTTAAATCCATTACCCATTGAGCCCCATTTGCCCTTTTATCATGAAGCTCTTTTTATGAATATCAATACAAAGGATGACCTTAACGCAGCCCAAAAACTGATCAATTCCATCTGA
- a CDS encoding MBL fold metallo-hydrolase — protein MHIKTGKNKYDLYKVLSFRCNAFVLSNGSQNLLIDCGSSHFRRQLLWGLAKRGIRHLDALILTHTHFDHCGNSHYVKNRFNTKVIVHETEAGFLSSGKSPLPKGSTGFTRILINILGGRIPSWACYQPCDPDILVHGKYPLDHLGFNAYLLPTPGHSPGSMSLIIDDEAAITGDAMFGIFPGSIYPPFADDVPLLIQSWKLLLDSEAEVFLPSHGQKRLRNTVLKQYTKYLRH, from the coding sequence ATGCATATTAAAACCGGAAAAAATAAGTATGACCTGTATAAAGTACTGAGTTTTCGGTGCAATGCATTCGTATTGAGCAATGGTAGTCAGAACCTTTTAATTGATTGCGGAAGCAGTCACTTTCGCAGACAATTGCTCTGGGGACTGGCAAAAAGGGGGATCAGGCACCTGGATGCCCTGATACTGACTCATACTCATTTTGATCATTGTGGAAACAGCCATTATGTAAAGAACAGGTTCAATACTAAGGTAATTGTTCATGAAACCGAGGCTGGATTCCTTTCCTCCGGGAAATCACCATTGCCAAAAGGCTCCACAGGATTTACCCGAATACTGATCAATATTCTTGGTGGGAGAATACCCTCCTGGGCCTGTTATCAACCGTGTGATCCTGATATTCTGGTTCATGGCAAATATCCACTGGATCATTTGGGGTTTAATGCATATCTTTTGCCGACACCCGGACATTCACCTGGTTCTATGAGCCTTATCATTGATGATGAAGCAGCCATAACCGGCGATGCTATGTTTGGCATTTTTCCAGGTTCCATATATCCACCGTTCGCTGATGATGTTCCATTACTAATCCAAAGTTGGAAGTTATTGCTGGATAGTGAGGCCGAAGTATTTCTTCCCTCTCATGGACAAAAACGCCTGAGAAATACTGTGCTAAAACAATATACCAAATACTTAAGGCATTGA
- a CDS encoding four helix bundle protein, with amino-acid sequence MNNNLCERLLTFAVDVVLYLRTVRNTLETMDMKRQLLRSSSSSGANYEESQGSPTRPDAKTKIGISLKEMRESNYFLRIFLRLQYGDCKQAEYLVKESSELQAILASIINKL; translated from the coding sequence ATGAATAATAATCTTTGTGAGCGATTGCTTACGTTTGCTGTGGATGTAGTTTTATATTTGCGCACTGTTAGGAATACCTTAGAAACTATGGATATGAAGCGTCAGCTTTTAAGATCCTCTTCTTCGAGCGGCGCAAACTATGAAGAGTCGCAAGGTTCACCAACACGTCCGGATGCAAAGACAAAAATTGGAATATCTCTTAAAGAAATGCGGGAATCAAATTACTTTCTAAGAATATTTCTTAGGCTACAATATGGAGATTGCAAACAAGCAGAGTACCTGGTTAAAGAATCAAGTGAATTACAAGCAATTCTAGCTTCAATCATTAACAAGCTATAA
- a CDS encoding L,D-transpeptidase, with protein MSDHDSLLNYNLPLKGLIDSLELKGEAIRLLICKSQYTLTVIVKNKPIKTYPVVLGPNPIDDKRMEGDGCTPEGIFGIRSMYPHRSWSKFIWIDYPNDESREKHRLSKQKGEIPETSTIGGEIGIHGVPDGNDALIEERINWTAGCISLKTADINEIYENISKSTIVEIVK; from the coding sequence ATGAGTGATCATGATAGTTTACTGAACTATAATTTACCTTTGAAAGGCCTCATTGATTCCCTGGAATTAAAGGGCGAGGCAATTCGGCTGCTGATATGCAAAAGTCAGTACACACTAACTGTTATTGTAAAGAATAAACCCATAAAAACTTATCCGGTTGTCTTAGGGCCCAATCCTATAGATGATAAGCGGATGGAAGGTGATGGATGCACTCCTGAAGGTATCTTTGGCATTCGCAGCATGTATCCCCATCGGTCCTGGTCCAAATTTATCTGGATTGATTATCCAAATGATGAATCCCGGGAAAAACACAGGCTTTCAAAGCAGAAAGGAGAAATCCCTGAAACTTCGACAATTGGGGGAGAAATTGGCATTCATGGCGTACCAGATGGGAATGATGCACTTATTGAGGAAAGGATTAACTGGACTGCAGGATGCATTTCACTTAAAACAGCTGATATTAACGAAATTTACGAGAATATTTCTAAAAGCACTATAGTTGAAATTGTTAAATAA
- a CDS encoding S-adenosylmethionine:tRNA ribosyltransferase-isomerase, translated as MNIDPRNISIEHYDYPLPDERIARYPMQERDQSKLLVHKDGLISEDSFSRLSDHLPPDSLIIFNETRVIHARMIFRKESGSRIEVFCLEPADSLDTHLAFQQKGSCIWRCLVGNAKRWKHEKLILNVESDQQLVNVSVEKLERVDDTFMIRFTWEPEQMTFSEILEIAGHIPLPPYLEREDQPEDAITYQTLFAKNDGSVAAPTAGLHFTPRVLETLEKKNIEIARITLHVGAGTFRPVSAETLEGHQMHKEEVFVPLEIINKLIESQDRNIILVGTTTVRTIESLYWQGLKWLQSEPVHAIMQVEQWDPYSIEQQPRILALRKVKEVLEKNNLPALRGTTSLLIAPGYHFQFPNLIITNFHQPKSTLLLLVSAFIGEGWREAYDYALKHDFRFLSYGDSCLFFKKV; from the coding sequence ATGAACATTGATCCGCGGAATATTTCTATTGAACATTACGATTATCCGTTGCCGGATGAAAGGATTGCACGCTATCCAATGCAAGAGCGTGATCAATCCAAATTGCTTGTTCATAAAGATGGTTTGATTTCTGAGGATTCCTTCAGTCGTTTGTCTGATCATTTACCCCCTGATAGCCTGATCATATTCAATGAAACCAGGGTGATACATGCCCGCATGATTTTCAGGAAAGAATCAGGTAGCCGGATTGAAGTATTTTGCCTTGAACCAGCCGATTCACTTGATACCCATCTTGCTTTTCAGCAAAAGGGTAGCTGCATCTGGAGATGCCTGGTTGGGAATGCAAAGCGATGGAAGCATGAAAAGCTGATATTGAATGTTGAAAGTGATCAACAGTTAGTTAATGTATCGGTTGAGAAACTTGAAAGAGTGGATGATACCTTCATGATTCGGTTTACCTGGGAGCCGGAGCAAATGACTTTCTCTGAAATACTGGAAATAGCCGGCCATATCCCATTGCCGCCATACCTGGAGAGAGAGGACCAGCCAGAAGATGCGATTACCTATCAAACCCTGTTTGCAAAGAATGATGGATCGGTTGCTGCTCCTACTGCAGGATTGCATTTCACACCCCGGGTGCTCGAAACTTTAGAAAAGAAAAATATTGAAATTGCCAGGATTACTCTTCATGTCGGAGCAGGTACTTTCCGTCCGGTGAGTGCTGAAACCCTTGAAGGACATCAGATGCATAAAGAGGAGGTCTTTGTTCCACTGGAAATAATCAATAAACTGATTGAATCCCAGGATAGAAATATCATCCTTGTAGGTACAACTACCGTCCGGACCATTGAGAGCCTATACTGGCAAGGGCTGAAATGGTTACAGTCAGAACCAGTTCATGCCATAATGCAGGTAGAACAATGGGATCCTTATTCCATTGAGCAGCAACCACGAATACTTGCACTCCGGAAGGTGAAGGAAGTCCTTGAGAAAAATAACTTACCGGCATTAAGAGGAACTACTTCTCTCCTGATTGCTCCGGGTTACCATTTTCAGTTCCCTAACCTTATTATCACCAACTTTCACCAGCCGAAAAGCACGTTATTGTTACTGGTTTCTGCCTTTATTGGCGAAGGATGGCGCGAAGCCTATGATTATGCCCTGAAGCATGATTTCAGGTTTTTGAGTTATGGGGATAGTTGTTTGTTCTTTAAGAAGGTTTAA
- a CDS encoding DUF1697 domain-containing protein, giving the protein MPPETYIALLRGINVSGKNLIKMDALKKSMESLGFVNVRTYIQSGNILFDLENAATLSLAQVIREQIDQDFGLQVPVLVKTYEEWDIAIKENPFLPEYSETIESLHLTFLENQAEEALIQKILPLQNGPDHCIMIKDRIYLYCPEGYGRTKFTNTYFENKLKVKATTRNWKTILKLKEMAATMVR; this is encoded by the coding sequence ATGCCTCCGGAAACCTATATTGCTTTACTTAGAGGGATAAATGTAAGCGGAAAGAACCTCATTAAAATGGATGCCCTGAAAAAGAGCATGGAATCCCTGGGTTTTGTAAATGTGAGGACCTATATCCAAAGTGGAAATATCCTGTTTGATTTGGAAAATGCTGCGACTTTGAGCCTGGCACAAGTAATCAGGGAACAGATTGATCAGGATTTTGGGCTGCAGGTGCCGGTCCTGGTAAAAACTTATGAAGAATGGGATATTGCAATAAAGGAAAATCCTTTTTTACCTGAATATTCAGAAACCATTGAAAGCCTTCATCTCACTTTCCTTGAAAACCAGGCAGAAGAAGCACTGATTCAAAAGATACTTCCGCTGCAAAATGGCCCGGATCATTGTATTATGATAAAGGACAGGATTTATCTTTATTGTCCGGAAGGATATGGCCGGACAAAATTTACCAACACTTATTTCGAAAACAAACTGAAGGTAAAAGCTACCACAAGGAATTGGAAAACCATCCTGAAATTGAAAGAAATGGCGGCTACTATGGTTCGATAA
- a CDS encoding MmcQ/YjbR family DNA-binding protein — translation MNLEELRNICLSFPMVTEDIKWEDHLCFNIGGKIFMITSPGSVPVTVSFKVSEEDFEQLIQVKGFSAARYLAKHKWVSADDISLLNQQEWERLAKQAYSLIAAKLPLKFRKTLL, via the coding sequence ATGAACCTCGAAGAACTGCGCAATATTTGCCTTTCCTTTCCTATGGTCACTGAAGACATAAAATGGGAAGATCACCTTTGCTTTAATATCGGAGGAAAAATCTTCATGATCACCAGTCCCGGATCAGTCCCTGTTACAGTTTCATTCAAGGTATCAGAAGAAGATTTTGAGCAACTGATCCAGGTTAAAGGCTTCTCAGCTGCCCGTTACCTGGCAAAGCACAAATGGGTTTCAGCAGATGATATTAGTCTTTTAAATCAGCAGGAGTGGGAACGATTAGCTAAACAAGCCTATTCACTCATAGCGGCTAAACTTCCCCTTAAGTTCAGAAAAACACTTCTTTAA